A portion of the bacterium genome contains these proteins:
- a CDS encoding ATP-binding protein: MSYLNQLKKEFRFHLDSYKANRLMAKDKELFKETGLFMYCGFQGSGKTLSAVKHVHNLILKYPKAILVTNLEIKPPPDLKNKIITFSEFEELHKLLVSVNNDKFGVIYLIDEIHTYFNALESKNIPLYIFTEISQQRKQRKCIIGTSQLFLRMAKPFREQSDYLIMCNTISNIFTINKVYNAKKLTTDYSGELVGKPVKYGWFFHSERLRNMYDTLQKVVSGQAQFEEHNAIQIDKKAIKKGKILSR; the protein is encoded by the coding sequence ATGTCATACCTCAATCAACTCAAAAAAGAATTTCGCTTTCATCTTGATAGCTATAAAGCAAACCGCTTGATGGCGAAAGATAAAGAACTATTCAAAGAAACAGGTCTTTTTATGTATTGTGGATTTCAAGGTTCAGGAAAAACATTGTCAGCCGTCAAGCATGTTCACAATCTTATACTAAAATATCCCAAAGCGATTTTAGTAACCAACCTTGAAATTAAACCACCACCAGACCTTAAAAACAAAATCATAACCTTTTCAGAGTTCGAAGAACTTCACAAACTTCTCGTTTCGGTCAATAACGATAAATTCGGCGTGATTTACTTAATTGATGAAATTCACACATACTTCAACGCTCTCGAAAGCAAGAACATTCCGCTCTATATCTTCACGGAAATTTCACAGCAACGCAAGCAAAGAAAATGTATTATAGGGACTTCTCAATTGTTCTTGCGTATGGCAAAGCCCTTCCGTGAACAATCAGACTACCTGATTATGTGTAACACGATCTCTAACATTTTTACAATCAACAAAGTATACAACGCCAAAAAACTCACAACCGATTATTCTGGCGAACTGGTGGGCAAACCTGTTAAATATGGCTGGTTCTTTCATTCCGAACGCTTACGCAATATGTACGACACACTTCAAAAAGTCGTTTCCGGTCAAGCACAGTTCGAAGAACATAACGCCATACAGATAGATAAGAAAGCAATTAAAAAAGGAAAGATTTTGTCGCGATAG
- the queA gene encoding tRNA preQ1(34) S-adenosylmethionine ribosyltransferase-isomerase QueA → MKLEDYTYNIPEDLIAAHPPQVRGASRLLALNRHTGEIRDSFYRNVAEFFKKGDLLILNDTRVIKARLFVEKESGAERELVVLERHAGDNDWHSHKVMYRGKIKAGDILTVKNSSEKIRVREVLGDGLAIVESDTDLRDLCEQHGTVPLPPYMRRDATALDIERYQTVFADEKGSVAAPTASLNMTEEILKSLKEKGVSICYLTLHVGLGTFMPIRVDDLEKHKMHQEYFEIPLKTVEKIRETKANGGRVFALGTTVARTLEYAHNAIFEKSLDGNSGANSSIEISKISKNENGNLRGEADIFIYPGYDFKTIDGLMTNFHAPKSTVLMLASAFAGWENLSKAYAHATEKEYKFLSYGDSMIIF, encoded by the coding sequence ATGAAACTCGAAGATTACACCTACAACATACCAGAAGACCTCATCGCGGCACACCCACCACAAGTGCGAGGCGCTTCGAGGTTGCTCGCCCTTAACCGCCATACGGGCGAGATCCGCGATAGTTTTTATCGCAATGTGGCGGAGTTTTTCAAAAAGGGAGATCTTTTAATCTTGAACGACACCCGCGTCATCAAGGCTCGGCTTTTTGTTGAGAAGGAGAGCGGGGCAGAGCGAGAGTTGGTCGTCTTGGAGCGCCACGCTGGCGACAATGATTGGCATTCACACAAGGTGATGTACCGCGGCAAAATTAAGGCGGGCGATATTTTGACGGTGAAAAATTCAAGCGAAAAAATCCGCGTCCGCGAAGTCCTTGGCGACGGCCTCGCCATCGTTGAGAGCGACACTGATCTGCGAGATTTGTGCGAGCAACACGGCACTGTGCCTTTACCACCATATATGCGGCGAGACGCGACCGCGCTGGACATCGAGCGCTACCAGACTGTTTTTGCGGACGAAAAAGGCTCTGTCGCGGCGCCGACCGCCAGCCTTAATATGACGGAAGAAATTTTGAAAAGCCTAAAAGAAAAGGGCGTCTCGATCTGCTATCTCACTCTCCATGTGGGCTTGGGGACTTTTATGCCGATCCGCGTTGACGATCTCGAAAAGCACAAAATGCATCAAGAATATTTCGAAATTCCGCTCAAAACAGTTGAGAAAATCCGAGAAACAAAGGCAAACGGCGGGCGAGTTTTTGCGCTCGGCACAACCGTTGCGCGCACGCTGGAATACGCACATAATGCAATCTTCGAAAAGAGTTTGGATGGAAATTCTGGTGCCAATTCTTCGATAGAAATTTCAAAAATATCAAAAAACGAAAATGGCAATCTCCGGGGCGAGGCGGATATTTTCATCTATCCCGGCTATGACTTTAAGACAATCGACGGACTGATGACCAATTTTCACGCACCAAAATCGACCGTTTTAATGCTGGCAAGCGCCTTTGCTGGCTGGGAGAATCTTTCTAAAGCCTACGCCCACGCCACCGAAAAAGAATACAAATTTTTGAGCTACGGCGACTCGATGATAATTTTCTAA
- a CDS encoding GNAT family N-acetyltransferase, giving the protein MPDLILRKPVLEDGEQVCVLVKEMTEIDAENCGGFPLKYTAMENFDDWMNAIEECRRRTFDDHQKFEIFFSFRGEELVGFIIIFTEPRKICPFFDFGVVNYYIRPKFRRKGLGAEQLKLALRIMPDLGFSDFLIMTKEDNCASRSLLENCGGKFKNKTVKDLVLYKFSV; this is encoded by the coding sequence ATGCCAGATTTAATTTTGCGAAAACCTGTTCTCGAGGATGGCGAGCAGGTATGTGTGTTGGTCAAAGAGATGACAGAAATTGACGCCGAAAATTGTGGAGGCTTTCCGCTAAAATACACCGCAATGGAGAATTTTGACGATTGGATGAATGCGATTGAAGAATGCCGAAGAAGAACTTTCGACGATCATCAGAAATTCGAAATATTTTTCAGCTTCAGGGGTGAAGAGCTCGTTGGATTTATCATAATCTTTACCGAGCCACGCAAGATCTGCCCATTCTTCGACTTTGGCGTCGTCAATTATTATATTCGACCAAAATTTCGAAGAAAAGGCCTTGGCGCAGAACAGCTAAAATTAGCCTTGAGGATAATGCCAGATCTCGGATTCTCTGATTTTTTGATCATGACGAAAGAAGATAACTGTGCTAGCAGAAGCCTCCTCGAAAATTGCGGAGGAAAATTCAAGAACAAAACCGTAAAAGATTTGGTTTTGTATAAGTTTTCCGTATAA
- a CDS encoding type I restriction endonuclease subunit R, protein MKDLKNLVEAQKYTVAEEREFNFPPILDYQSEVALENALIAQLIGQGYQRANFKSESELIENLRQQIEQLNDYRFSDSDWRRFFEKEIANKSQGIVEKTTTIQEDHKKAFIDETGKYLNIYLIDKNNIHRNKVQVMNQYSAEGASVVGESRKHRYDVTILINGLPLVHIELKRRGVNIKEAFNQIERYQRESFWSESGLFEFIQIFVISNGTTTKYYSNTTRVGHLRENDSKIGKKRTSNSFEFTSFWAYSSNKRIEELREFTATFLSKHTLLNILTKYCIFTTDRMLMVMRPYQIAATEKILERINMSLGQKLQGTVRGGGYIWHTTGSGKTLTSFKTAKLASKIPEIDKVMFVVDRQDLDYQTMKEYDKFEKDSVDGSKNTRELERNIRDSSKRILVTTIQKLSKFITRNDKSEIYNQNVVLIFDECHRSQFGEMHTAITKKFKKYLMFGFTGTPIFAANANASSKNPNLKTTEQAFGDKLHTYTVLDAIRDQNVLKFKVDFVNTVHQKDQIQDEKIPAIDAERALNHPERISKIVEYILQNFDAKTLRNDSGSYTLKEKRVRGFNSMFAVSSIPVLKEYYKEFQRQMSGLPSDKRLKIATIFSFGQNDAVEGDVLPDENFETDGLNLSDRDFLATAIQDYNQMFGTNYDTSSEKFQNYYRDLSQRIKNRELDLVIVVNMFLTGFDATTLNTLWVDKNLRMHGLIQAFSRTNRILNAVKAFGNIVCFRNLEEETNEAISLFGDGEQRGTVLLRPFDDYYFGYKEDDKENLGYTQIVEQIEHNFPLPINSQNYGEEEKREFVKLFGAFLRLKNILRTFDDFEGRQILSDGQIQDYQSFYLTIRDEFVNQRPEKSDIANDLVFEMDLVRSIEINIDYILILIEELHSKNIENKEILARIDSAILSSPNLRSKKDLIDNFVNQINASDKTDQLAGKWREFVLKNREKELTKIIEEEKLQDEKARKFVKRAFSNGEIKETGTEIIDILPPTPLFALENQESTSDKKERVLERLRAFFERFFGI, encoded by the coding sequence ATGAAAGATCTAAAAAATTTAGTCGAAGCACAAAAATACACCGTAGCTGAAGAGCGGGAATTCAACTTTCCGCCGATTTTGGACTATCAGAGTGAGGTGGCGCTTGAAAACGCACTTATCGCGCAGCTGATCGGGCAGGGCTACCAACGCGCCAATTTTAAGAGTGAGTCGGAACTGATTGAAAATTTACGCCAGCAAATCGAGCAACTCAATGATTATCGCTTTTCTGATAGCGACTGGCGCAGATTCTTTGAAAAAGAAATCGCCAACAAATCTCAAGGCATCGTCGAAAAAACCACCACAATTCAAGAAGACCACAAAAAAGCCTTTATTGACGAAACAGGCAAGTATCTCAACATTTACCTCATTGATAAAAACAACATTCATCGCAACAAAGTCCAAGTGATGAATCAATATTCTGCTGAAGGAGCGAGCGTCGTAGGCGAGTCGCGTAAACATCGATATGACGTGACGATCCTTATCAACGGTTTGCCGCTAGTTCATATCGAGCTAAAGCGGCGAGGCGTAAACATCAAAGAAGCATTCAACCAAATTGAGCGTTACCAGCGCGAGAGCTTTTGGAGCGAAAGCGGGCTTTTTGAATTTATTCAAATTTTTGTGATTAGTAACGGTACGACAACCAAATATTACTCCAACACTACACGCGTGGGACATCTGCGCGAGAACGATAGTAAAATCGGCAAAAAGCGAACTTCCAACTCGTTTGAATTTACCAGCTTTTGGGCGTATTCATCCAATAAGCGGATCGAGGAACTTAGAGAGTTTACCGCTACATTTTTGAGCAAGCACACGCTTTTGAACATTTTGACTAAATACTGTATTTTTACAACAGATCGAATGCTGATGGTGATGCGACCGTATCAAATTGCGGCGACCGAAAAAATCCTCGAGAGAATCAATATGTCGCTTGGGCAAAAACTCCAAGGCACCGTGCGAGGCGGAGGATACATTTGGCATACGACTGGATCTGGCAAAACTTTAACCTCTTTCAAAACCGCCAAACTCGCCTCCAAAATCCCAGAAATCGACAAAGTGATGTTTGTCGTCGACCGTCAAGATCTCGACTATCAAACGATGAAAGAATACGACAAGTTTGAAAAAGACTCCGTCGATGGTTCGAAAAATACGCGCGAGCTTGAGCGCAATATTAGAGACTCCTCGAAGCGGATTCTCGTGACAACAATACAAAAACTCTCGAAATTTATCACCCGAAACGACAAAAGTGAAATATACAATCAAAATGTCGTGCTGATTTTTGACGAGTGTCACCGCTCACAATTCGGCGAAATGCACACCGCCATCACCAAAAAATTCAAAAAATATCTGATGTTTGGCTTTACGGGAACGCCGATTTTTGCCGCCAACGCCAACGCTTCGAGCAAAAATCCCAACCTTAAAACCACCGAGCAGGCCTTTGGCGATAAACTTCACACATACACCGTTTTGGATGCGATTCGCGATCAGAATGTTTTGAAATTTAAGGTTGATTTTGTAAATACCGTCCACCAAAAAGATCAAATTCAGGACGAAAAAATCCCCGCAATCGACGCCGAGCGAGCGCTCAATCACCCTGAGCGGATTTCAAAAATCGTCGAATACATTCTTCAAAATTTTGACGCAAAAACACTTCGAAATGACAGCGGAAGCTACACTCTTAAAGAAAAACGCGTCCGAGGCTTCAACTCAATGTTTGCGGTGAGCTCCATCCCTGTTTTGAAAGAATATTACAAAGAATTTCAGCGACAAATGTCGGGGCTGCCGAGCGACAAGCGGCTTAAAATTGCCACTATTTTTAGCTTTGGACAAAATGACGCGGTCGAGGGCGATGTACTGCCAGATGAAAACTTTGAGACAGATGGGCTAAACTTAAGCGATCGGGATTTTTTGGCGACGGCAATTCAGGATTACAACCAGATGTTTGGCACAAATTACGACACTTCGAGCGAAAAATTTCAAAATTATTACCGCGATTTAAGCCAACGAATCAAAAACCGTGAGCTTGATCTGGTGATCGTGGTCAACATGTTCCTAACCGGATTTGATGCAACAACGCTCAACACGCTTTGGGTTGACAAAAATCTACGAATGCATGGACTAATTCAGGCGTTTTCTCGGACGAATCGAATCTTGAACGCAGTTAAAGCTTTTGGCAATATCGTCTGTTTTCGAAATCTCGAAGAAGAAACCAACGAGGCGATTAGCTTGTTTGGCGACGGCGAGCAACGCGGAACGGTGCTTCTTCGACCTTTTGACGATTATTATTTTGGATATAAAGAAGATGATAAAGAAAATCTCGGCTATACGCAAATCGTTGAGCAAATCGAACATAATTTTCCGCTACCGATAAATTCTCAAAATTACGGCGAGGAAGAAAAGCGTGAATTCGTTAAACTCTTTGGCGCATTTTTGCGGCTTAAAAATATTTTGCGGACTTTTGACGATTTTGAAGGACGACAGATTTTGAGTGATGGGCAAATTCAGGACTATCAGAGTTTTTATCTCACGATTCGCGACGAATTCGTCAATCAGAGACCGGAAAAAAGTGACATCGCCAACGATCTCGTCTTTGAGATGGATCTTGTGCGCTCAATCGAAATTAACATCGACTACATTTTGATTCTGATTGAAGAACTTCACAGCAAAAATATTGAAAACAAAGAAATCCTCGCACGGATCGATTCTGCGATTTTGTCCAGTCCAAACTTGAGGAGCAAGAAAGATTTGATCGACAACTTCGTAAATCAGATAAATGCAAGCGACAAAACCGATCAGTTGGCGGGAAAATGGCGTGAATTTGTCTTAAAAAATCGAGAAAAAGAGCTCACTAAAATCATTGAAGAGGAGAAGCTTCAAGATGAAAAAGCACGGAAGTTCGTCAAGCGGGCATTTTCGAATGGCGAAATCAAAGAAACTGGCACCGAAATCATCGACATCTTACCACCAACACCACTCTTTGCTTTAGAAAATCAAGAATCTACCAGTGACAAAAAAGAACGAGTACTAGAGCGACTGCGAGCGTTTTTCGAGAGATTTTTCGGGATTTAA
- a CDS encoding exodeoxyribonuclease III, producing MKIFSWNVNGLRSVEKKGALREFFEKENPDIVCFQEIKIQANQISKENFAENYADFEQFWSFAERKGYSGTAIWSKIKPLRVLHNFPEEFLKDDLLRDNYGDATGEGRICAAEFEQFWLVTVYTPNAKNKLERMDLRQKWDAEFLKFATKLEQGVLSNSDFSSENVEILAENLSEDFDKKPVIFCGDLNVAHQEIDLARPKQNRRSAGFTDEERAGISNILNTNFVDTFRNFYPERAEFYTWWSNFGKARERNVGWRIDYFVASAQFFKNQKGKNLQIIDAGIHDDIFGSDHCPVSIEVKNV from the coding sequence ATGAAAATATTTTCATGGAATGTCAATGGTTTGCGGTCGGTTGAAAAAAAGGGCGCACTTCGAGAATTTTTCGAAAAAGAAAATCCAGATATCGTGTGTTTTCAAGAGATTAAGATTCAAGCCAACCAGATTTCAAAAGAAAACTTCGCCGAGAATTATGCGGATTTTGAGCAATTTTGGAGTTTTGCTGAGCGCAAAGGCTATTCCGGTACCGCAATCTGGAGCAAAATCAAGCCTTTGAGAGTGCTTCATAATTTCCCTGAGGAATTTCTGAAAGATGATCTTCTCCGCGACAATTACGGCGACGCCACCGGGGAAGGGCGGATCTGCGCGGCGGAATTCGAGCAGTTCTGGCTGGTTACGGTTTATACTCCCAACGCCAAAAATAAGTTAGAACGAATGGATTTGCGACAAAAATGGGACGCAGAATTTTTGAAATTTGCGACCAAATTGGAGCAAGGAGTGCTTTCGAATAGTGATTTTTCATCAGAGAATGTCGAGATTTTGGCGGAAAATTTGAGTGAGGATTTCGATAAAAAGCCTGTGATTTTTTGCGGAGATCTCAATGTGGCCCACCAAGAAATCGACCTCGCTAGGCCCAAGCAGAATCGACGTAGCGCCGGCTTTACAGATGAAGAACGAGCGGGGATCTCCAATATTTTGAATACGAATTTTGTTGATACTTTTCGAAATTTTTATCCTGAAAGGGCGGAATTTTATACCTGGTGGAGCAATTTTGGCAAAGCGCGCGAGCGAAATGTCGGCTGGCGGATTGATTATTTTGTGGCGAGCGCTCAATTTTTCAAAAATCAAAAAGGGAAAAATCTCCAGATAATTGACGCTGGAATTCACGACGATATTTTTGGCAGCGACCACTGCCCAGTTTCAATCGAGGTAAAAAATGTTTGA
- a CDS encoding UDP-N-acetylglucosamine--N-acetylmuramyl-(pentapeptide) pyrophosphoryl-undecaprenol N-acetylglucosamine transferase: MKILAVGGGSGGHVIPVVAVFKEILKKNPHVKLEFWCDKKFYPQASKIMRGEFGESVKISKISSGKFRRYTHLTLLQHLMIPGIVFGNFFDIFKNLFGLVQAILKLILSRPDVVFCKGGFVCVPAGIAAWILRIPIVIHDSDAHAGLANRILSKFAKKIATGAPLEFYNYPPEISQYVGIPVLPEFKKYTEEECAKFKQELGFDQNKKLVVVTGGGLGAARINNAIVDQGAVLTREAQVMLISGVGQYQDLLPKTRSLSQDFILKDFVAKDMWKFLAAADLVVARAGATSNLELAALAKPTILVPNARLTGGHQVKNAQVYAKSGAVEIISDDEIEDSPQILSKKILEVLSDNEKMLELSENFARFAKPDSAKDVAEIVISARKIRKNKTLVV; encoded by the coding sequence ATGAAAATCTTGGCAGTCGGCGGCGGGTCAGGCGGTCACGTGATTCCCGTCGTGGCAGTTTTTAAGGAAATTTTGAAAAAGAACCCACATGTAAAATTAGAGTTTTGGTGCGATAAAAAATTCTATCCTCAGGCATCTAAAATTATGCGCGGAGAATTTGGCGAGAGTGTTAAAATTTCTAAAATCTCTAGCGGTAAATTTCGAAGGTATACTCATTTAACATTGCTCCAGCACTTGATGATACCTGGGATTGTTTTTGGTAATTTTTTTGATATTTTTAAGAATTTATTTGGCCTAGTTCAGGCAATTTTAAAGTTGATTTTGAGCAGACCTGATGTGGTTTTTTGTAAAGGCGGATTTGTCTGCGTTCCGGCTGGGATTGCAGCTTGGATTTTGCGAATACCGATTGTAATCCACGATTCTGACGCTCATGCTGGTCTGGCTAATAGGATCTTATCTAAATTTGCTAAAAAAATTGCAACAGGTGCTCCTTTAGAATTTTATAACTATCCGCCTGAGATTTCGCAATATGTTGGTATTCCGGTTTTACCAGAGTTCAAGAAGTATACGGAAGAAGAGTGTGCAAAATTCAAGCAAGAATTAGGCTTTGATCAAAATAAAAAGTTGGTTGTGGTTACGGGCGGAGGCTTGGGTGCTGCGAGAATAAATAATGCTATCGTCGATCAAGGCGCTGTTTTAACCCGAGAAGCGCAAGTTATGTTGATTTCTGGTGTTGGACAGTATCAGGATCTACTTCCAAAAACTAGAAGTTTATCGCAAGATTTTATCCTAAAGGACTTCGTGGCTAAGGATATGTGGAAGTTTCTGGCTGCCGCTGATTTGGTGGTGGCTCGTGCTGGCGCAACTTCTAATCTTGAACTTGCTGCACTTGCCAAGCCTACGATTCTTGTACCTAACGCTCGCCTAACGGGCGGCCATCAAGTTAAAAACGCCCAAGTTTATGCTAAAAGTGGGGCAGTTGAAATTATTTCTGATGACGAGATTGAAGATTCTCCGCAAATTCTTTCAAAGAAAATCCTTGAAGTTTTGTCTGATAATGAGAAAATGCTTGAACTTTCAGAGAATTTTGCTCGATTCGCCAAGCCTGATTCGGCCAAAGATGTAGCGGAGATTGTGATTTCTGCGCGCAAAATTCGTAAAAATAAAACGCTTGTGGTATAA
- the smpB gene encoding SsrA-binding protein, whose amino-acid sequence MKKPQTLKNIENRRARFDYDLGEEIVAGMSLRGVEVRAVRDGRVSLKGAFITLRAGKKGMELWLNNASFSLKNQGEGISKSDSIDTTPKKLLATRKQIDNLAISKKDGFTIVPLKILAGGRFIKIVISVGKGKKQYDKRETLKRKQAARESARMIKRF is encoded by the coding sequence ATGAAAAAGCCCCAAACTCTTAAAAATATCGAAAATCGCCGAGCGCGGTTCGATTATGATTTGGGTGAAGAAATCGTAGCAGGAATGAGCCTGCGTGGTGTTGAGGTGCGAGCTGTGCGCGACGGTCGCGTTAGTCTCAAGGGCGCTTTTATTACTCTGCGAGCAGGCAAAAAGGGCATGGAACTCTGGCTCAACAACGCTAGTTTTTCACTCAAAAATCAGGGCGAAGGAATCTCCAAATCAGACTCTATTGACACAACGCCTAAAAAATTGCTTGCTACGCGCAAACAAATCGACAATTTGGCCATTTCTAAAAAGGATGGCTTTACGATCGTTCCACTCAAAATTCTAGCAGGCGGTCGCTTTATCAAGATCGTCATATCTGTTGGTAAGGGCAAAAAGCAATACGACAAACGAGAAACTCTCAAGCGTAAGCAGGCCGCAAGAGAGAGCGCACGAATGATCAAGAGGTTTTAG